The following coding sequences lie in one Synergistaceae bacterium genomic window:
- a CDS encoding ABC transporter ATP-binding protein: MREFSWDIFFPKSKAKHKDSQKFSGPVLEVDNMTLKFGGLTAIENLSFEINHGQIMGLIGPNGAGKTSAFNVISGFYKPTSGSIKFLGKSIGGLSPDEVCKSGMSRTFQNIRLFGHETVLQNVMIGARIRQNYSWWMSLMPFIFTDVIQEDSAVKARALDLLAQLGLAEFADEKAASLPYGAQRRLEIARALATRPKFLLLDEPAAGMNPQESEELLNFIRRLRDEFDLTILLIEHDMKVVMNVCDYIHVLDQGVHIAQGTPAEIKANPRVIEAYLGAGASGEGSVA, from the coding sequence ATGCGCGAATTTTCGTGGGATATATTTTTTCCAAAGTCTAAGGCCAAGCACAAGGACTCACAAAAATTTTCGGGCCCCGTTCTTGAAGTCGATAATATGACTCTGAAGTTCGGCGGACTCACAGCAATAGAAAATCTCAGCTTTGAAATTAATCACGGTCAAATAATGGGACTAATCGGCCCTAACGGTGCAGGTAAGACAAGCGCATTTAACGTCATCAGCGGATTCTATAAGCCTACATCAGGAAGCATAAAATTTTTAGGAAAATCTATCGGAGGACTCAGCCCTGACGAAGTCTGCAAATCAGGAATGAGCCGCACATTTCAGAATATAAGACTCTTCGGACATGAGACAGTCTTACAAAATGTCATGATAGGAGCGCGAATCAGGCAAAATTATTCGTGGTGGATGTCATTAATGCCGTTTATTTTCACGGACGTTATACAGGAAGACTCAGCCGTCAAAGCAAGAGCATTAGATTTACTTGCACAGCTTGGACTCGCTGAATTTGCCGACGAGAAAGCCGCTTCACTTCCTTATGGTGCGCAGAGAAGACTCGAAATCGCAAGAGCATTAGCAACACGGCCGAAATTTTTATTGCTTGATGAACCCGCAGCAGGAATGAACCCTCAAGAAAGCGAAGAACTATTAAACTTTATACGCAGACTCCGTGATGAATTTGACTTGACAATTTTGTTAATTGAACATGATATGAAAGTCGTAATGAACGTATGCGATTATATTCACGTTTTAGATCAGGGCGTTCACATTGCGCAGGGTACTCCGGCAGAAATAAAAGCAAATCCGCGCGTCATTGAGGCGTATTTAGGTGCGGGCGCGTCAGGTGAAGGGAGCGTTGCTTAA
- a CDS encoding branched-chain amino acid ABC transporter permease: protein MNLNIFVQHFINALSLGSLYGLVAVGYTMVYGILRLINFAHGDIFMLGAYFVYFATIVYHLPWVIGVIIAIILTTICGLLVDRIAYKPLREAPRISALISAIGVSFFIENFAVVVFTGMPRPVVQPKILMTPIVLSGGVRLIPLGILVPVVAFILVGALLWLLYRTKPGLAMRAISFDIETTRMMGVSVNKIIALAFGLGSALAAVAGIMWALRYPRVEPFMGMTPGIKAFIAAVFGGIGSVPGAMIGGLILGFVEIMSVAFFPTLSGYKDAFAFLLLILILLFRPTGLLGEKLEDKI, encoded by the coding sequence TTGAATCTGAATATATTTGTGCAGCATTTCATTAACGCATTGAGTCTCGGTTCGCTTTATGGTCTCGTTGCAGTCGGTTATACGATGGTCTACGGGATTTTGCGATTAATAAATTTTGCTCACGGCGATATTTTCATGTTAGGAGCTTATTTCGTTTATTTTGCTACGATTGTGTATCATCTTCCTTGGGTAATCGGCGTAATTATTGCGATAATATTAACTACAATCTGCGGACTCTTAGTCGACCGAATCGCGTATAAGCCATTGAGGGAAGCTCCGAGAATTTCTGCGTTAATAAGTGCTATCGGTGTATCATTCTTTATCGAAAATTTTGCAGTAGTAGTCTTTACCGGAATGCCCCGCCCAGTTGTACAGCCTAAAATTTTAATGACTCCCATAGTTTTATCAGGCGGAGTGCGTTTAATTCCGCTTGGGATTCTTGTTCCTGTTGTAGCATTTATTCTCGTTGGTGCGTTATTGTGGCTGTTATATCGAACTAAGCCGGGGCTTGCAATGCGTGCGATTTCGTTTGACATTGAGACGACTCGCATGATGGGAGTATCAGTAAATAAAATTATTGCGCTTGCGTTCGGACTCGGTTCTGCGTTGGCTGCTGTTGCCGGAATAATGTGGGCTTTGCGTTATCCTCGTGTAGAGCCTTTTATGGGAATGACTCCGGGAATCAAAGCATTTATTGCAGCAGTTTTCGGCGGTATAGGATCTGTTCCAGGCGCGATGATAGGCGGATTAATTCTCGGTTTCGTTGAAATAATGTCAGTTGCGTTTTTCCCGACTCTTTCCGGCTATAAAGATGCGTTTGCGTTTTTGCTGCTGATATTGATATTACTGTTCAGGCCGACGGGCTTATTAGGCGAAAAATTGGAGGATAAAATTTAA
- a CDS encoding ABC transporter substrate-binding protein, whose translation MRKFLAALMLVLMLCTVAAADDDVIKVGVFNCLTGQNAFGGQLELEGTQLAHSLFPTILGKKVELVIVDNKSDKVEAANAVTRLIENDKVNAIIGTYGSSLAMAGGEVAEKAGIPVIGTSCTNPLVTLDKKFYFRVCFIDPFQGAGAATYAFRTLGLKRAATLVDMSNDYSVGLGKFFRDSYKKMGGEIVASLLYQTGDTDFTAQLTALIDAKPDIVFLPAYFAEGAIVLKQAKELGATFKFIGADAMDNPEIVTLGGDAVEGFMHTTFAYDPSMPSMNPIAREFTLQWNKIHPDKAPNVNCALGYDCYIMLKDAIERAGSADPAKIRDALETVKDLPTVTGMTTINATHDAEKDMGIVEIINGKKTFIGIVQPEV comes from the coding sequence ATGCGTAAATTTTTAGCGGCGTTAATGCTCGTATTAATGCTCTGCACCGTTGCAGCTGCTGACGATGACGTTATCAAAGTCGGTGTGTTCAATTGCTTGACCGGTCAAAACGCTTTCGGAGGACAATTAGAGCTCGAAGGCACACAATTAGCGCATTCTTTATTTCCGACTATATTAGGGAAAAAAGTAGAACTCGTTATCGTTGACAACAAGTCAGACAAGGTTGAAGCAGCAAATGCAGTAACGCGCTTAATCGAGAATGACAAAGTAAACGCTATAATCGGCACTTACGGTTCATCACTTGCAATGGCCGGAGGAGAAGTCGCAGAAAAAGCCGGAATCCCTGTAATCGGGACTTCATGCACAAATCCGCTTGTAACTCTCGACAAAAAATTTTATTTCCGTGTATGCTTCATTGATCCGTTTCAGGGTGCAGGAGCGGCGACTTATGCATTTAGGACGCTTGGACTCAAGAGAGCGGCTACACTTGTTGACATGTCAAATGATTACAGCGTAGGACTCGGAAAATTTTTCAGAGATTCATACAAGAAAATGGGCGGTGAAATCGTAGCAAGTTTACTCTATCAGACAGGAGACACAGATTTTACAGCACAATTAACAGCTTTAATCGACGCAAAACCCGACATAGTATTTCTGCCGGCATATTTTGCAGAAGGAGCAATCGTACTCAAGCAGGCAAAGGAACTCGGCGCAACATTTAAATTTATCGGTGCCGACGCAATGGACAACCCCGAAATAGTAACGTTAGGCGGCGATGCTGTAGAAGGCTTCATGCACACAACATTTGCGTATGATCCTTCAATGCCGTCTATGAATCCTATTGCAAGAGAATTTACTTTGCAGTGGAACAAGATTCACCCCGATAAAGCACCTAACGTAAATTGCGCTCTCGGTTATGACTGTTATATTATGCTCAAAGACGCAATCGAACGCGCCGGAAGTGCTGATCCCGCAAAAATTAGAGATGCACTCGAAACCGTGAAAGATCTTCCGACAGTTACAGGAATGACAACAATCAACGCGACCCATGACGCAGAAAAAGATATGGGAATCGTAGAGATTATCAACGGCAAGAAAACTTTTATCGGCATAGTTCAGCCTGAAGTATAA
- a CDS encoding S8 family serine peptidase encodes MRKILFAFILIFIFTSQAMSANYKEGEALAVFRVPENLNVSTASQKISEIAGSINARIAENYETLSEIGNKIFVLVHSDSMTTQELINSLKQRQDVISVSPNYFISRSSETIYPNDPSFDVCWGLDKIRAPEVWPFTTGSRDIYVCVIDSGIYKHPDLIANLSPELSQNFSTVSGDYDKSFTSWDVDRDGHGTHVSGTIGAVGNNNIGVAGVNWQVKLIAVRVFDNNEYETISQEIRAINYIASLLQKYPDLKIAAINMSLGAYFPITPEEMCDDVYYMAFKALDDLDRTLIIAAAGNNGLELGKPAPFDDVSGSKIFRAGEYHYPASFKGLKNFITVGAIDSSDLAARFTNWGESVDIAAPGVGILSTYSPLNAQYNTMYRSISGTSMSAPHVTGAAALLLSAFPDAEPSQIKSALLNGANKEINPVAYPFSYFVRDYLSAAIKNIDAQIESGDIPAESRDLQIQLSEERIKARFAPYEAINGKGTVSRYGLLDIKAAYDILESEMNRENNSSPNGSSGGCNINYSFLAILILLCVIIKLSRKI; translated from the coding sequence GTGAGAAAAATTTTATTCGCGTTCATACTTATATTTATATTTACGTCGCAGGCCATGTCAGCAAATTATAAAGAAGGCGAGGCTCTAGCAGTCTTCAGAGTCCCTGAAAATCTTAATGTCTCAACAGCGAGTCAAAAAATTTCAGAAATAGCAGGCTCCATTAATGCAAGAATAGCAGAAAATTACGAGACTCTCTCGGAAATCGGCAATAAAATTTTCGTTCTCGTTCATTCAGATTCAATGACGACTCAAGAATTAATCAACTCATTAAAGCAGCGTCAAGACGTTATCAGTGTGTCGCCAAATTATTTTATCAGTAGGTCAAGCGAAACTATTTATCCCAACGATCCGAGCTTTGATGTCTGCTGGGGACTCGATAAGATTCGTGCGCCGGAAGTCTGGCCGTTCACAACAGGAAGCAGAGACATTTACGTTTGTGTAATTGACTCAGGAATCTACAAGCACCCGGATTTAATTGCAAATCTTTCGCCGGAATTATCGCAGAATTTCTCAACAGTCAGCGGCGATTATGATAAATCATTTACAAGCTGGGACGTTGACAGAGACGGACACGGGACTCACGTCTCAGGCACCATCGGCGCAGTAGGAAATAACAATATCGGAGTCGCCGGCGTAAATTGGCAGGTAAAATTAATTGCCGTCAGAGTCTTTGACAACAACGAATACGAAACTATCAGCCAAGAAATTCGAGCCATAAATTATATTGCCTCACTCCTGCAAAAATATCCTGATTTGAAAATTGCTGCAATAAATATGTCTCTCGGCGCATACTTTCCCATAACGCCCGAAGAAATGTGCGATGACGTTTACTATATGGCATTTAAGGCACTTGATGACTTAGATAGAACGCTAATAATCGCAGCAGCTGGCAATAACGGACTCGAACTCGGCAAGCCCGCACCATTTGATGATGTTTCCGGCAGCAAAATTTTTAGAGCAGGTGAATACCATTATCCGGCAAGTTTTAAGGGACTGAAAAATTTTATAACTGTCGGAGCAATTGACTCAAGTGATTTAGCAGCCCGCTTCACTAACTGGGGCGAAAGTGTCGACATCGCTGCACCCGGAGTCGGAATATTAAGCACTTATTCGCCTCTGAATGCGCAATATAATACAATGTATCGATCCATAAGCGGAACATCAATGTCAGCACCTCACGTAACAGGAGCAGCAGCACTCTTGTTATCAGCTTTTCCCGACGCTGAACCCTCGCAAATAAAGTCTGCATTACTCAACGGCGCAAACAAAGAAATAAACCCCGTCGCATATCCGTTTTCTTATTTCGTGAGAGATTATCTATCAGCAGCAATTAAAAATATTGACGCTCAAATAGAATCCGGCGACATTCCAGCAGAGTCAAGAGATTTACAAATTCAGTTATCAGAAGAAAGAATCAAAGCACGTTTTGCACCCTATGAAGCTATTAACGGTAAAGGCACTGTCTCGCGTTACGGCCTTCTTGACATTAAAGCAGCTTACGACATATTAGAATCAGAAATGAATCGCGAAAATAATTCATCACCAAACGGGAGCAGCGGAGGTTGTAACATAAATTATTCGTTCTTGGCCATATTAATTTTATTGTGCGTAATAATCAAGTTGTCAAGAAAAATTTAA